From one Henningerozyma blattae CBS 6284 chromosome 1, complete genome genomic stretch:
- the SSN3 gene encoding cyclin-dependent serine/threonine protein kinase SSN3 (similar to Saccharomyces cerevisiae SSN3 (YPL042C); ancestral locus Anc_8.490) → MQRISNQHQQQMLNMKNANASTLHGKSPMLMANNDVFTIAPYRSKKDSNRISVLQKYEIIGYIAAGTYGKVYKAKSKVKANYSTNNSNNTNSNSNINSITNPSSSNSLNGALSSNSALNDFLNPIRWPNVPSNNSKANNSNKLSNIRELGNNGSNPITTTVSNNMIHPSSQSHSNRNTLIDMQKHPYGVDRNSNSNSTSLSNNLTQMKSPRKHQLQQLQFQQLQQQQQQLQQSQSQSQSQTQLQPQSQAQSQAHSQAHSQLQQQTQLQRQTQSQSQSQSQSRSQSQSQSQTQPQTQPQVRPQSHSQSQSQSQSQSQSHSQSQSQSQSQSQSQSHSHSHLQPQSQSQSLLRQQLQPQSQSQVQSPPQSQTNHQNSPHLHQSPPVNNLFAIKKFKTERDGVEQVHYTGISQSACREMSLCRELNNKHLTKLVEIFLERKSIYLVYEYAEHDLLQIIHFHSHPEKRMIPQRMIRSIMWQILDGVSYLHQNWILHRDLKPANIMVTVDGVVKIGDLGLARKFHNMVQTLYTGDKVVVTIWYRAPELLLGARHYTPAIDLWAVGCIFAELIGLQPIFKGEEAKMDSKKTVPFQVNQIQRILEVLGTPTQKTWPNLYKYPEFDQLSKFQKFRDNLPNWYHSAGGKDRNVLDLLYKLLRYDPISRIDAINALDHDYFTNGHHPVCNNVFDGLNYKYPARRIHTHDNDIMNLGNNNANNNNNNNNNNNNNNNNNNNFTNSNSISSSIINNTNNNVNTSINVNSNNMNSNINSINVSSSNNNSNNSNSHMHNHGNNHMHNNMNNINNSMMNNNLKNKNFNQQISTNSNTSATAALGGLGVNRRILAAAAAAAAAVSGNNTGNSSDSRKYEPQRKRRR, encoded by the coding sequence ATGCAGAGAATATCGAACCAGCATCAACAACAGATGCTTAATATGAAAAATGCAAACGCCAGCACACTGCACGGGAAATCACCTATGCTGATGGCTAACAATGATGTGTTTACCATAGCACCTTATAGATCAAAGAAGGATTCGAATCGAATTTCAGTGTTACAGAAGTATGAAATCATAGGATATATCGCTGCTGGGACTTATGGGAAAGTTTATAAGGCCAAATCGAAAGTAAAAGCTAATTATTCAAcgaataatagtaataatactaattcaaattcaaatataaattcaattacaaaCCCAAGTAGTAGTAATTCGTTGAATGGTGCGTTGAGTAGCAACAGTGCTTtgaatgattttttaaatccaATTAGATGGCCCAACGTACCTAGTAATAACTCTAAAGCGAATAACTCTAATAAATTGTCCAATATTCGAGAGCTTGGGAATAATGGTTCTAATCCTATCACTACGACAGTTTCCAATAATATGATTCATCCTTCCTCTCAATCTCATAGTAATAGAAATACTTTGATAGATATGCAAAAGCATCCTTATGGAGTTGatagaaattcaaatagtaATTCTACCTCTTtgtctaataatttaactCAAATGAAAAGTCCAAGAAAACATCAATTGCAGCAGTTACAATTTCAGCAGttacaacaacagcaacaacagtTGCAACAATCTCAATCTCAATCTCAATCTCAAACTCAGCTCCAACCTCAATCACAAGCACAATCTCAAGCACACTCCCAAGCACACTCTCAATTGCAACAGCAAACTCAACTACAACGGCAAACTCAGTCTCAGTCTCAATCTCAGTCTCAATCTCGATCTCAATCTCAATCCCAGTCTCAAACTCAGCCTCAAACTCAACCTCAAGTTCGGCCTCAATCTCATTCTCAATCTCAATCCCAATCCCAATCCCAATCTCAATCCCATTCTCAATCACAATCCCAATCTCAATCCCAATCTCAGTCTCAGTCTCATTCACACTCGCATTTACAACCACAATCACAATCACAATCATTACTGCGACAACAATTGCAACCGCAGTCTCAATCTCAAGTTCAATCTCCACCTCAATCTCAAACAAATCATCAAAATTCACCACATCTTCATCAAAGTCCTCcagttaataatttatttgccattaagaaatttaagACTGAAAGAGATGGCGTAGAGCAAGTTCATTATACAGGTATATCTCAAAGTGCATGTAGAGAAATGTCACTTTGTAgagaattaaataataagcaTCTAACGAAATTAgtggaaatttttttagaaagaaaatccatttatttagtttatGAATATGCTGAACATGATCTTTTACAAAtcattcattttcattcaCACCCTGAAAAGCGAATGATCCCGCAAAGAATGATTAGGTCTATTATGTGGCAAATTTTAGATGGCGTCTCGTATTTACATCAAAATTGGATCTTACATAGAGATTTAAAACCAGCTAATATTATGGTCACAGTTGATGGAGTTGTTAAAATTGGGGATTTAGGTTTAGCAAGAAAATTTCATAACATGGTTCAAACCTTATATACAGGTGATAAAGTTGTTGTCACAATCTGGTATCGTGCTccagaattattattaggtGCTCGTCATTATACTCCTGCTATCGATCTATGGGCAGTTGGCTGTATCTTTGCTGAGTTGATTGGTTTACAACCAATTTTTAAAGGTGAAGAAGCTAAAATGGATTCTAAAAAGACTGTACCATTTCAAGttaatcaaattcaaagaaTACTGGAAGTATTAGGTACACCAACTCAGAAAACTTGGccaaatttatataaatatccTGAATTCGAccaattatcaaaatttcaaaaatttagaGATAATTTGCCAAATTGGTACCACTCAGCAGGTGGTAAAGATAGAAATGTCttagatttattatacaAATTATTAAGATATGACCCAATTTCGAGAATCGATGCCATTAATGCTTTAGATCATGattattttacaaatgGTCATCATCCAGTTTGCAATAACGTTTTTGATGGGttgaattataaatatccTGCAAGAAGAATTCATACTcatgataatgatattatgaATCTTGGCAATAATAAcgctaataataataacaataataataataacaataataataacaataataataacaataattttactAACAGTAATAGTATTAGCAGTAGTATAATTAACAATACTAACAACAATGTTAATACTAGCATAAATGTTAActctaataatatgaattccaatattaatagCATCAATGTCAGTTccagtaataataacagtaACAATAGCAATAGCCATATGCATAATCATGGTAACAACCATATgcataataatatgaataatattaataatagtatgATGAATAACAAccttaaaaataaaaactttaatCAGCAAATTTCAACCAATTCCAATACCTCTGCAACTGCCGCCCTTGGGGGTCTCGGTGTTAATAGGCGGATAttagcagcagcagcagctgctgctgctgcagTGTCGGGAAATAATACAGGAAATTCATCAGattcaagaaaatatgAGCCACAACGAAagagaagaagatga
- the CDC20 gene encoding ubiquitin-protein transferase activating protein CDC20 (similar to Saccharomyces cerevisiae CDC20 (YGL116W); ancestral locus Anc_6.135) — protein MLDKTNTNTSTRNVLTQTSPTKLNIQACDWKRTSLSNSNSTLNGKIMKNGKPSLIRTQSLTNYISMNKNSIPNYKSYSNHQQTYVPSSPIKQNIHSSNNTKLDNSKILLTRPKISLPAPPLLRRNSSFFKDELPSHSFLSSNSSNNIPTITTKPSLSYSSSHITTNTTIKPIDSNSSAAPTSTASLMQTVSTSNKDEPSQDNNEDSNNNANNNENKKIIDRFFPTIQNRDQNKIDPQTLEDKLPSPNASPTAHLRAQTKLVFKQTVAEACGLSMNQRVLQYMKEPPLKLNSNNNSSQTYNLKKRTHYNYNTYNQNQLKFTQDLLKIRKINSTPERILDAPGFQDDFYLNLLSWSSKNILAIALETALYLWDGNTGDVSMLVDFNNILITSIVWSDDDCHISIGKNDGTLEIWDIDSMSLVRTMKSHLNVRIGSQSWLETLIATGSKSGEIQINDVRIKNHIVSTWDNHKGEVCGLSYKSDGLQLASGGNDNTVMIWDTRTSLPQFIKRNHNAAVKALSWCPYIPNLLATGGGQYDKSINFWNTTNGARVGTIQTGSQVSSLHWGQSYSKTLNSANSSSSFNKEIIATGGSPSNSISIFNYDTKFKVAEIENAHDSRINCSQLSPDGTTLATVGGDENLKFFRVFDSKKRFKKRSKGIISDEMLSLINNHNSSFKLRRPRGGANLDENYNYDYQNDDDDSETDDNIIDENSNNRTANNINEYIIR, from the coding sequence ATGCTAGATAAAACAAATACTAATACTAGTACAAGAAATGTATTAACGCAAACCTCCCCAACTAAATTGAATATCCAAGCATGCGATTGGAAAAGAACATCACTGTCTAACTCAAATTCAACTTTGAATGGTAAAATTATGAAGAATGGTAAACCCTCTTTAATTCGAACTCAATCATTGACAAACTATATCTCAATGAACAAAAATTCAATTCCAAATTATAAATCATATAGCAATCATCAACAAACTTATGTGCCATCTTCACCAATCAAGCAAAATATTCATAgttcaaataatactaaattagataattcaaaaattttactCACAAGGCCAAAAATCTCCTTACCAGCCCCACCTTTACTAAGGAGAAATTCCTCATTCTTTAAGGATGAACTTCCGAGCCATTCCTTTCTAAGTTCTAATTCAAGTAATAACATACCAACTATAACGACCAAACCTTCCCTTTCATATTCATCTTCGCATATTACTACTAACACAACCATAAAACCAATAGATTCCAATTCATCAGCAGCACCAACTTCTACAGCCTCTTTAATGCAAACTGTCTCCACATCAAATAAGGATGAACCGAGtcaagataataatgaagattcaaacaataatgctaataataatgaaaataaaaaaattattgacaGGTTTTTCCCCACAATTCAAAATAGGGATcagaataaaattgatcCACAAACATTGGAAGATAAATTACCTTCTCCAAATGCATCACCAACAGCTCATCTAAGAGCTCAGACAAAATTAGTCTTTAAACAAACAGTGGCAGAAGCCTGTGGCCTTTCAATGAACCAACGAGTATTGCAGTATATGAAAGAACCACCTTTAAAActaaatagtaataataatagttctCAAACTTACaatctaaaaaaaagaactcACTACAACTACAATACATACAACCAAAACCAATTGAAATTCACACAAGATCTATTAAagattagaaaaattaattcaacaCCTGAAAGAATCTTAGACGCTCCAGGCTTCCAGGATgacttttatttaaatcttctaaGTTGGTCATCCAAAAATATTCTAGCTATTGCACTAGAAACTGCATTATATCTTTGGGATGGTAATACTGGGGATGTATCAATGCTTGTTGATTtcaacaatattttaataacaaGTATTGTTTGGTCTGATGATGATTGCCATATTTCCATTGGTAAAAATGATGGAACTTTAGAGATTTGGGATATTGATTCTATGTCGTTGGTTAGAACAATGAAATCCCATTTAAATGTTAGAATTGGATCACAATCGTGGCTTGAAACTTTAATTGCTACTGGATCCAAGAGTGgagaaattcaaattaatgatgttagaattaaaaatcaCATTGTTTCCACTTGGGATAATCATAAAGGTGAAGTTTGTGGTCTATCTTACAAATCAGATGGATTACAATTGGCTTCTGGAGGTAATGACAATACTGTCATGATTTGGGATACAAGAACTTCTTTACcacaatttattaaaagaaatcaTAATGCTGCTGTTAAGGCTTTAAGCTGGTGTCCATATATACCAAATTTATTAGCGACAGGAGGTGGCCAATATGATAAATCgattaatttttggaataCCACAAATGGTGCAAGAGTTGGAACCATTCAGACGGGATCTCAAGTTAGTTCATTACATTGGGGCCAAAGTTATTCAAAAACTTTAAATTCTgctaattcatcatcatcatttaataaagaaatcaTTGCTACAGGTGGTAGCCCAAGTAActcaatttcaatattcaattatgatacaaaatttaaagttgCAGAAATTGAAAACGCTCATGACTCAAGAATTAACTGCTCACAATTGTCACCAGACGGCACAACTTTAGCTACTGTTGGTGGTgatgaaaatttgaaattttttagaGTATTTGATTCAAAGAAAAGATTCAAGAAACGATCAAAAGGTATAATTAGTGACGAAATGCTAagtttaattaataacCATAATAGCTCTTTTAAATTGAGAAGACCAAGAGGTGGAGCTAACTTGGAcgaaaattataattatgatTACCAAAATGACGACGATGATTCAGAAactgatgataatattatcgATGAAAATTCTAACAATCGAACCGCCAACAATATAAAcgaatatattattagataa
- the CHL4 gene encoding Chl4p (similar to Saccharomyces cerevisiae CHL4 (YDR254W); ancestral locus Anc_8.492) yields MGLQETYIPLTTKSHRIKKLAKLPLASLCDLVYNWFIKFGSINEEITKEALLEDLKILNQTENTKKLLIDYVIEKMWPEGLNLYQLAQIEACTMILKPSSYFWNSSTAWDSNNEKYFIEIEPEKFMTNLQEDIDKLYISTIYIFKHKSLPLIICRIQLFDYNSSFLSSSRGNMKDSRKMDNSPNENNDQSNLKKDDKSKDQESTSLLLGRISEKEYVSRKPFYVAFPMNSPTIIHSCGKDIYSKLIMQCIQRSISTREPITLKQNESIPIKSLENIYILQGASRYSGAMGQWAAYADALFEISPLSSYNQYNASNTIDNHPSIVGKMGLKRTKSQSDSSGRDDYDRKKLRLEMSMLKFKGTKNGYNRIRNFYETIPSAVNDMPRKIKDHLRDEKYYKSLIPCERAKFTIRNTIKETKEEINLQFRFTGNDIFGGLHELVDKKFIDISRVPGWLTGENGVSSGTITDGDFDIDVQKKRGGLI; encoded by the coding sequence ATGGGCCTTCAAGAAACGTATATACCACTGACTACTAAATCACATCGTATCAAGAAACTAGCAAAACTTCCATTGGCTTCTTTATGTGATTTAGTCTATAATTGGTTCATCAAGTTTGGAAGcattaatgaagaaattactAAGGAAGCTTTGTTAGAagatttaaagattttgaatCAAACTGAAAATACCAAAAAACTTTTGATAGATTAtgtaattgaaaaaatgtGGCCAGAAGGACTTAACTTATATCAACTAGCACAAATTGAAGCATGTACGATGATTCTTAAGCCTTCTTCTTACTTTTGGAATTCTTCGACTGCTTGGgattctaataatgaaaaatatttcatcgAGATTGAGCCAGAGAAATTTATGACAAATTTGCAAgaagatattgataaattatatatttctactatatatatattcaaacaTAAAAGTCTACCTTTGATAATATGCagaattcaattatttgattataaCAGTTCTTTCCTGTCTAGTTCAAGAGGAAATATGAAAGATTCTCGAAAAATGGATAACTCccctaatgaaaataatgatcaaAGTAATTTAAAGAAGGATGATAAATCTAAAGATCAGGAAAGTACATCACTTTTATTGGGACGAATATCTGAAAAAGAATATGTGTCAAGAAAACCGTTTTACGTTGCATTTCCAATGAATTCCCCAACAATTATTCATTCCTGTGgaaaagatatatattccaaattaaTTATGCAATGTATTCAAAGGTCCATATCAACCAGAGAACCGATTACTTTGAAACAGAATGAAAGCATACCAATTAAATCcttagaaaatatttatattttacaagGTGCATCAAGATATTCTGGTGCAATGGGTCAATGGGCTGCATATGCGGATGCATTGTTTGAAATCTCACCACTAAGTTCTTATAACCAATATAACGCTAGTAATACAATTGATAATCATCCTTCAATAGTTGGGAAAATGGGGTTAAAAAGAACCAAGTCACAATCAGATAGTTCAGGTAGAGATGACTACGATCGTAAAAAATTACGATTAGAAATGAGCATGTTGAAATTTAAAGGCACAAAAAATGGTTATAATCGAATTCGAAACTTTTATGAAACAATACCTAGCGCAGTTAATGATATGCCaaggaaaataaaagatcaTTTAAGGGacgaaaaatattataaatcaCTAATTCCATGTGAAAGAGCTAAATTCACCATAAGAAACACAATAAAAGAAACCAAAGAGGAAATAAATCTGCAATTTAGATTTACAGGTAATGATATCTTTGGTGGATTACATGAATTGgtagataaaaaatttattgatattagtCGTGTCCCTGGATGGTTAACTGGAGAAAATGGGGTTTCTTCAGGAACAATAACTGATGGtgattttgatattgaCGTGCAGAAAAAAAGAGGAGgtttaatataa
- the RMD5 gene encoding ubiquitin-protein ligase RMD5 (similar to Saccharomyces cerevisiae RMD5 (YDR255C); ancestral locus Anc_8.495): MTELLESIQKEIEGFSLPDKPSEPLIKQCLIDTHDFKTQLKKLKAHLNKNIQDYDKINKDSSTSKDSKDIQIEKLLKKRLIISDKLVKSQKQWDHSNKKNTKAIHQQNSRFKKNVIHKLYSDFKLDDISLETFYNINTGKSNKKSHLGDSSIDNEIKNIDDDDYSNGIRNGNIKNRMDLIEIKSHVNSAIDFHISRYIIENLPIDINLNDTNSMTNYLKNTYNIDENTSSQFFQMGKLIHDMKNTNFDSCINWAKPNSNLHFELYLLKFLNLAKDSNPNSPTPIVEIINFLQNGFGQDSLVLKFNQILLKISPLLTQLLLNENNKNNADLVEDTPVEENSSKSTYINKDEKLMKKAILVTNNVINKQLQKCVSLFTKEYCQRNKLSFDSPLFLITLSGIISFSDFIRCKLIKSVKNVGWSTTDELPFNVDLPDMLSHFHPIFICPVQKEETTRENPPYSLPCHHVICKKALDRLTKNTSNTTFRCPYCPATASLSRVQKVRFIML; the protein is encoded by the coding sequence ATGACAGAACTATTAGAATCAATACAAAAGGAAATCGAAGGGTTTTCTCTGCCAGACAAACCATCAGAACCTTTAATAAAGCAATGTTTAATAGACACCCATGACTTTAAAACACaactgaaaaaattaaaagcacatttgaataaaaatatccaaGATTATgacaaaattaataaagattcTTCTACTTCAAAAGACTCAAAAGATATCCAGATTGAAaagttattgaaaaaaagattaattaTTTCAGATAAGCTAGTCAAATCACAAAAGCAATGGGatcattcaaataaaaaaaatacaaaggCAATTCATCAACAAAATAGTagatttaagaaaaatgtGATTCATAAGTTGTATTCCgattttaaattagatGATATAAGTTTAGAGACTTTTTACAACATAAATACTGGtaaaagtaataaaaaaagtcaTTTAGGTGATTCCTCTATAGATAacgaaattaaaaatattgatgatgacgatTATTCTAATGGCATTAGAAAtggaaatattaaaaaccGAATggatttaattgaaattaaaagcCATGTTAATAGTGCAATTGATTTCCATATTTCAAGATATATCATTGAAAATCTTCCAatagatattaatttaaatgatacaaattcaatgacaaattatttaaaaaatacttATAATATCGATGAAAATACATCTTCacaattctttcaaatgGGGAAATTGATTCATGATATGAAAAATACCAATTTTGATTCATGTATTAATTGGGCAAAgccaaattcaaatttacattttgaattatacttgttaaaatttttaaatttagcaAAAGACTCAAATCCTAACTCACCAACTCCAattgttgaaattattaattttctaCAAAATGGGTTTGGCCAAGATTCtttagttttaaaatttaatcaaattttattgaaaatttccCCATTATTAACACAACtgttattaaatgaaaacaataaaaataatgcaGATCTTGTTGAAGATACTCCAGTTGAAGAAAACTCATCAAAATCTacttatattaataaagatgaaaaattaatgaaaaaagcAATACTAGTAACAAATAACGTGATCaataaacaattacaaaagTGTGTATCATTATTCACCAAAGAATATTGCCAAAGGAATAAGCTATCATTTGATTctccattatttttaattacttTAAGCGGCATTATTTCATTTAGTGATTTCATTAGATGCAAATTGATTAAATCTGTTAAAAATGTAGGTTGGTCAACAACTGATGAATTACCATTTAATGTTGATTTACCAGATATGCTATCTCATTTCCATCCAATATTCATATGCCCTGTTCAAAAAGAGGAAACTACAAGGGAAAACCCGCCTTATTCATTACCATGCCACCATGTCATCTGTAAGAAAGCGTTGGATAGATTAACCAAGAATACGTCAAATACTACATTTAGGTGTCCTTATTGCCCAGCTACAGCATCATTGTCAAGGGTTCAAAAAGTGAGATTTATAATgctataa
- the NOP4 gene encoding mRNA-binding ribosome biosynthesis protein NOP4 (similar to Saccharomyces cerevisiae NOP4 (YPL043W); ancestral locus Anc_8.491), protein MSEAVVEKTTKVENPVTKNNKNDSNSTDNDLDFKTLFVRSIPLDTTDGELADYFSNFAPIRHAVIVKDDQKRSRGFGFVTFAVEEDTKEALKQARKTKLKNHLIRVDIAKRRDRNKTKASSEQISNDQNSEKKQVIDNHGEYNNDNEDPEDSEFKGKPKLIIRNMPWSCRDPIKLKKIFSRFGNVVDASIPRKRDGKLCGFAFVTMKKISNCRIALENTKDLKIDGRAVAVDFAIQKNRWEDYKKTHNDIQEEDQKDDSSTSESSNSSDSSSDNDSNDDDTSDSDIELDDDEEVTEEENKIEQQEKSKQNRREDFSVFVRNVPYDASEESLVEHFTKFGPVKYALPVIDRETGLAKGTAFVAFRNKDAYEKCVTNAPAAGSTSLLIGDDVLPEYVYEGRVLSVTPTLDRENANRMAEKNAEKRKVTLGKAPTERDKRNMYLLNEGKIVEGTKLAQLLSKTDMEVREKSYNLRVEQLKKNPSLHLSMTRLAIRNIPRAMTEKSLKALGRRAVVEFATEVKNGVRHQLSKEEIQRSTKEKYKFMTEEQIEQQKKKDKKQGLVRQAKIIMEVKGSTIGRSRGYGFIEYRDHKSALMGLRWLNAHKITTEEILEGLTDDEKKSISTEQLQSRRLVVEFAIENANVVKRRRENTLKAREGGQKRTREDDNDHTGGYRGVPRDDKKSDRKGKRDGRPAFKKGKFNDRTDKMQNNDRENRNKSSKKDSGLSDDVKKIIGMKRKRRNTRK, encoded by the coding sequence ATGTCTGAAGCTGTTGTAGAAAAAACCACGAAGGTTGAAAATCCTGTTactaaaaacaataaaaatgacTCGAACTCCACGGATAATGACTTAGATTTTAAAACGTTATTCGTAAGATCAATTCCATTAGATACCACTGATGGAGAATTAGCAGATTATTTCTCCAATTTTGCACCCATTAGACATGCTGTTATTGTTAAAGATGATCAAAAACGTTCAAGAGGTTTTGGTTTTGTTACATTTGCAGTTGAAGAAGATACAAAAGAAGCATTAAAGCAAGCTAGAAAGACTAAGTTGAAAAACCATTTAATTAGAGTTGATATTGCTAAAAGAAGAGATCGTAATAAAACTAAAGCTTCATCTGAGCAGATTAGTAATGATCAAAATTCTGAAAAGAAACAGGTTATAGATAATCATGGcgaatataataatgacaACGAAGATCCTGAAGATTCTGAATTCAAAGGGAAGcctaaattaattattagaaatatgCCTTGGAGCTGTAGAGATCCAATTAAGTTAAAGAAGATATTTAGTAGATTTGGTAACGTAGTTGATGCTAGTATTCCAAGAAAGAGAGATGGTAAATTATGCGGGTTTGCTTTTGTCActatgaaaaaaatcagCAATTGTAGAATCGCACTAGAAAATACTAaggatttaaaaattgatggTAGGGCAGTTGCTGTAGATTTTGctatacaaaaaaatagatgGGAAGACTATAAGAAAACTCATAACGATATCCAAGAAGAAGATCAAAAAGATGATTCTAGCACATCAGAATCTTCGAATAGCAGCgattcttcttcagataATGACTccaatgatgatgatactTCTGATAGTGATATTGAATTAGATGACGATGAAGAAGTcactgaagaagaaaataaaattgaacaacaagaaaaatcaaaacaGAATAGAAGAGAAGATTTTTCAGTATTTGTTAGAAATGTTCCATATGATGCAAGTGAAGAATCTTTGGTCGAACATTTTACTAAATTTGGACCAGTAAAGTATGCTCTGCCTGTTATTGATAGGGAAACTGGGTTAGCCAAAGGTACTGCATTTGTCGCTTTTCGCAACAAAGATGCTTATGAAAAGTGTGTTACTAATGCACCAGCTGCGGGATCTACCTCTCTTTTGATTGGTGATGATGTGCTGCCTGAATATGTTTATGAAGGTCGTGTACTATCCGTTACTCCCACATTAGATAGAGAAAATGCTAACCGTATGGCTGAAAAAAATGCTGAAAAGAGAAAAGTTACTTTAGGTAAAGCTCCTACTGAACGTGATAAACGTAACATGTACTTATTGAATGAAGGTAAGATAGTTGAAGGTACCAAATTAGCTCAACTTTTGTCAAAAACAGATATGGAAGTGAGAGAAAAGTCTTATAATCTAAGAGTTGAGCAGTTAAAGAAAAACCCTTCATTACATTTATCGATGACTAGATTGGCAATCAGAAATATACCAAGAGCTATGACtgaaaaatcattaaaagCATTAGGTCGTAGAGCAGTCGTCGAATTTGCTACCGAAGTTAAAAATGGAGTAAGGCATCAATTAagtaaagaagaaattcaaagatCAACCAAGGAAAAGTATAAATTTATGACTGAAGAGCAAATTGAgcaacaaaagaaaaaggaTAAAAAACAAGGTCTTGTTAGACAAgccaaaattattatggAAGTCAAGGGATCCACTATTGGTAGAAGTAGAGGTTATGgttttattgaatataGAGATCATAAGAGCGCCTTAATGGGTTTAAGATGGTTGAATGCACATAAAATTACTACTGAAGAAATCTTAGAAGGTCTAACAGATGATGAAAAGAAATCTATTTCAACAGAACAATTACAAAGCAGACGTTTAGTTGTTGAATTTGCTATTGAAAATGCTAACGTCGTTAAGAGAAGAAGAGAGAATACTCTTAAAGCTAGAGAAGGTGGTCAAAAGAGAACTCGAGAGGATGATAATGATCACACAGGTGGATACAGAGGCGTACCTAGAGACGACAAAAAAAGTGATCGTAAAGGTAAACGTGATGGCAGACCAGCATTTAAAAAAGGTAAGTTCAATGATAGAACTGATAAAATgcaaaataatgatagagaaaatagaaataaatcaTCTAAAAAAGACAGTGGCTTAAGTGATGATGTCAAGAAAATCATCGGCATGAAAcgtaaaagaagaaataccAGAAAATAA